In one Mucilaginibacter ginsenosidivorax genomic region, the following are encoded:
- a CDS encoding IS4 family transposase, translated as MPKDNFFSGQPVFAQLLSLIPRHIVSKQSQKYSADRYCKSFMSYDHLVTMLYQGFFQCLSLRELVTGLQANRSRLLHLGLTNTPRRSTLSDANSRRPADFFAAAYHQLYRYFYGSLPDSRPSLKKLFIIDSTTISLFSNIMGGAGMSKSNGKRKGGIKAHVMIDAEHNLPCFTLLTEARHHDLVFLQEVQVPPGSIVVFDRAYTNYKQFEAWGAQGIAWVTRQKNDANYQLLSESPVSTYSSEQGVIADQSLLLGRHSNRRKVSLIRARRVVFKDPATQKELAFITNEPTLAPEQIAALYKKRWQIELLFKRIKQRYPLRYFLGDNVNAIQIQVWSMLICDLLVQIVLSQVNKAGKRKWSYANLAAMVKHHLMTYINLMAFLFDPEKALLNYKPPEPTAATLF; from the coding sequence ATGCCCAAAGATAATTTTTTTAGCGGACAGCCGGTATTCGCACAATTGCTTAGTTTGATCCCCCGCCATATTGTTTCAAAGCAAAGCCAAAAGTATTCTGCCGATAGGTATTGTAAGTCATTCATGAGTTACGACCACTTGGTCACGATGCTCTACCAAGGCTTTTTCCAATGCCTTTCCCTGCGTGAATTGGTTACGGGGTTACAGGCGAACCGAAGCAGGCTTCTCCATCTGGGGTTGACCAATACCCCACGCAGGAGCACGCTGTCGGATGCCAATAGCAGGCGCCCGGCTGATTTCTTCGCGGCGGCCTATCATCAACTGTACAGATATTTCTACGGAAGTTTACCGGACAGCCGCCCTTCGCTTAAGAAGCTTTTCATTATCGATTCGACCACGATCTCCCTTTTCTCGAATATTATGGGCGGTGCAGGTATGTCGAAAAGCAATGGCAAAAGGAAAGGCGGGATAAAAGCCCACGTAATGATCGATGCGGAACATAATTTGCCCTGTTTTACCTTACTTACGGAAGCCAGGCACCACGACCTTGTATTCCTGCAGGAAGTACAGGTACCGCCAGGCTCTATAGTCGTCTTTGACCGGGCTTATACCAATTATAAACAATTCGAGGCGTGGGGCGCACAGGGCATTGCCTGGGTTACCCGGCAGAAGAATGATGCAAACTACCAGTTGTTGTCCGAATCCCCTGTTTCTACCTATTCATCCGAACAGGGGGTAATAGCTGACCAGTCCCTGCTGCTTGGACGGCATAGCAACAGGCGCAAAGTATCCCTTATCCGGGCCCGCAGGGTCGTTTTTAAGGACCCTGCCACCCAGAAAGAGCTCGCGTTCATTACCAACGAGCCCACTCTTGCGCCCGAACAGATCGCTGCTTTGTATAAAAAACGGTGGCAGATAGAATTACTGTTCAAACGCATCAAGCAGCGATACCCGTTGAGGTACTTTTTGGGGGATAATGTCAATGCTATCCAAATACAGGTCTGGTCTATGCTGATATGCGACCTCCTTGTCCAGATCGTCCTTTCCCAAGTCAACAAAGCCGGTAAACGGAAATGGTCTTACGCTAACTTAGCAGCTATGGTCAAGCATCACCTGATGACCTATATCAACCTGATGGCTTTCCTTTTTGACCCAGAGAAAGCCTTGTTAAACTACAAGCCGCCTGAACCAACTGCGGCTACGCTTTTCTAA
- a CDS encoding glycosyltransferase family 4 protein, whose translation MKIAYISTYPPRECGLATFNHNLMHAISANYPDRKSLLQGGFVVALNDSEDVHEYEYPDEVKYVIRQNHQKDYIRAANYINTSAADVCIMEHEFGIYGGESGIYILPLINRLEKPLISILHTILKDPSYVQRIIIREIAEQSSKIIVMSQRAVEFLTTIYEIPADKIQIIEHGVPDVEAPEENPVKALSSFKNRRVMLTFGLISRNKGLETVVRALPKIVEKHPDVMYVVLGNTHPGVIKNSGEEYRDHLKSLATQLGVSKNLSFINKFVSEEELVDYLTACDIYVTPYLNEAQITSGTLSYAVGAGAAVVSTPYWHATELLADGRGRLFDFKNSDALADTVIELLDQDRVLQELKENAYQYGLHLRWPVIGAEFIKVAQEATARFDFSDKILKNSIVDPEILPKFSLTHVLRLTDDTGIVQHAKYGIPNLKEGYCLDDNARALIMALMAYQRSGSKEAFELLPIYLSYIHYMQTDDGNFRNFLSFDRRYLDEVGSEDSFGRTIWSLGHLIGCAASNSYREFALEIFHKSVPHFTSLKHLRGIGNTIIGISLYLQAVPTDDGMIKILNDLTQPLIDAFEKTQSEDWQWFEEKMTYDNAILPLALLHSCEITGNEDAKRIALASMAFLDKLTLSNGYLSPVGNDGWYYRGGTFPTFDQQAIETMAMVLMHFQAYQIFRVPQYVEKMFLSYKWFLGENTLRAPLYDHETKGCCDGLLPGGINRNQGAESTLAYLISHLTVLKAFELEYEYNKYGQKLEIC comes from the coding sequence ATGAAAATCGCCTACATATCAACTTACCCTCCCCGCGAGTGCGGCTTAGCCACATTCAACCACAATTTAATGCACGCTATCAGCGCAAATTATCCCGACAGGAAGTCATTACTGCAGGGCGGTTTCGTGGTAGCGCTTAATGATTCTGAAGATGTGCACGAATACGAATACCCGGACGAAGTGAAATATGTTATCCGTCAAAATCATCAAAAAGACTATATCCGTGCTGCCAACTACATCAATACCAGCGCGGCGGATGTTTGCATTATGGAGCATGAATTTGGCATTTACGGCGGCGAGAGTGGTATTTATATATTACCGTTGATAAACCGGCTGGAAAAACCACTGATATCAATATTACATACCATATTAAAAGACCCCAGCTATGTTCAGCGCATCATCATCCGCGAGATTGCCGAACAATCGTCAAAGATCATCGTGATGAGCCAGCGTGCTGTGGAGTTTTTAACCACTATTTATGAAATTCCTGCTGATAAGATACAGATTATAGAACATGGCGTGCCCGATGTAGAAGCACCGGAAGAAAACCCGGTTAAAGCGCTTAGTTCGTTTAAAAATCGCAGGGTAATGCTCACTTTCGGGCTGATAAGCCGTAATAAAGGGCTGGAAACCGTGGTTAGGGCTTTACCAAAAATTGTTGAAAAACACCCCGATGTAATGTACGTAGTACTGGGTAACACCCATCCGGGTGTTATAAAAAATTCGGGAGAGGAGTATCGCGATCACCTGAAATCGCTTGCAACGCAGTTGGGGGTATCCAAAAATCTATCCTTTATCAATAAGTTTGTATCCGAAGAGGAATTGGTAGATTACCTTACCGCCTGTGATATTTATGTAACACCATACCTTAACGAGGCACAAATTACCAGTGGCACTTTATCTTATGCTGTTGGCGCTGGTGCTGCTGTAGTATCTACACCTTACTGGCACGCTACCGAGTTGTTGGCCGATGGCCGGGGCCGGCTATTCGATTTCAAAAATTCAGATGCGCTTGCCGATACCGTAATTGAGCTGCTTGACCAGGACAGAGTTTTGCAGGAACTGAAGGAGAATGCCTACCAATATGGCCTGCACCTGCGCTGGCCGGTAATTGGTGCCGAATTTATAAAAGTGGCCCAGGAAGCTACGGCCCGTTTTGATTTTAGTGATAAGATATTAAAAAACAGTATTGTCGACCCCGAGATATTGCCAAAATTCAGCCTCACGCACGTTTTGCGCCTGACCGATGATACTGGCATTGTGCAACACGCCAAATACGGCATCCCCAACTTAAAAGAGGGGTACTGCCTTGATGATAACGCCCGCGCACTTATCATGGCCTTAATGGCTTACCAGCGCAGCGGCAGCAAGGAGGCTTTTGAATTGCTGCCTATATACCTTAGCTATATTCACTATATGCAGACGGATGATGGTAACTTCCGCAACTTTTTGAGTTTTGACAGGCGCTACCTGGATGAAGTAGGATCAGAAGATTCGTTTGGGCGCACCATATGGTCGTTAGGCCATTTGATAGGCTGCGCGGCAAGTAACTCATACCGTGAATTTGCTTTAGAGATTTTTCATAAATCGGTACCGCATTTTACAAGTTTGAAACATTTGAGGGGAATAGGCAACACCATTATTGGTATAAGCCTTTACCTGCAGGCCGTACCCACAGATGATGGGATGATTAAAATACTAAACGATTTAACCCAGCCCCTCATTGATGCTTTTGAAAAAACGCAATCAGAAGATTGGCAATGGTTTGAGGAGAAAATGACCTACGATAATGCCATACTTCCGCTGGCTTTGTTACACTCCTGTGAAATAACCGGCAACGAGGATGCTAAAAGGATTGCCCTGGCATCGATGGCGTTTTTAGATAAGCTCACGCTATCAAACGGTTACTTAAGCCCGGTTGGTAATGATGGCTGGTATTACCGTGGCGGTACTTTTCCAACGTTCGATCAGCAAGCTATTGAAACCATGGCTATGGTGCTGATGCATTTCCAGGCTTACCAGATTTTTAGGGTGCCACAATATGTAGAGAAAATGTTTTTGAGTTACAAATGGTTCCTGGGCGAAAATACCCTGCGTGCACCTCTTTACGACCACGAAACAAAGGGTTGCTGCGATGGCTTGCTGCCCGGCGGTATTAACCGTAACCAGGGAGCCGAAAGTACACTGGCGTACCTGATATCGCATTTAACGGTATTGAAAGCTTTTGAACTGGAGTACGAGTATAACAAATACGGCCAGAAACTGGAAATCTGCTAA
- a CDS encoding aspartate aminotransferase family protein produces MSTLRQLFLANNAQTTGFPLLLEFERAEGIYMYDASGRAFIDLISGIGVSSLGHGNPYVKEAIKQQVDKYMHLMVYGEFVQTPQVMFAHKLVSLLPDSLQSVYFTNSGAEAVEGALKLAKRFSGRQQIIACHNSYHGSTHGALSVMGNEEFKQAYRPLLPGVGFINFNNTDDLQLITNKTACVIMETVQGEAGVRVPDSSYMQALRKRCDETGALLILDEIQAAFGRTGKLFAFEHFGIVPDILLLAKALGGGMPIGAFIASTPIMAALKDNPILGHITTFGGHPVCCAAGLAALDVLINDNLVPGVAQKEALFRKLLVHPAIKAVRGKGLMLAVELENFDLNKKIIDRCIQNGVITDWFLHCSNSMRLAPPLIIQPREIEKACAVIIEAIGHYTN; encoded by the coding sequence ATGTCTACTCTCCGTCAGCTTTTTTTGGCTAATAACGCGCAAACTACCGGCTTTCCTTTATTGCTGGAGTTTGAGCGCGCCGAGGGTATTTATATGTACGATGCATCGGGCAGGGCGTTTATTGACCTGATATCGGGTATTGGGGTAAGCAGCCTTGGGCATGGCAACCCTTATGTAAAGGAGGCCATTAAACAGCAGGTTGATAAATACATGCACCTGATGGTTTATGGCGAGTTTGTGCAAACACCGCAGGTAATGTTTGCACATAAACTGGTATCATTATTACCTGATAGTTTGCAATCGGTATATTTTACCAATTCGGGCGCCGAGGCGGTGGAGGGCGCGTTGAAGTTAGCTAAACGATTTAGCGGCAGGCAACAGATCATCGCCTGCCACAATTCGTACCATGGCAGCACCCACGGCGCTTTAAGCGTAATGGGTAATGAGGAGTTTAAGCAAGCGTATCGCCCATTGCTACCCGGGGTAGGTTTCATCAATTTTAACAATACCGATGACCTGCAATTAATAACCAACAAAACCGCATGCGTTATTATGGAAACCGTGCAGGGCGAAGCTGGTGTGCGGGTACCAGATAGCAGCTATATGCAAGCTTTGCGCAAGCGTTGCGATGAAACGGGTGCATTGTTGATTTTAGATGAAATTCAGGCTGCATTTGGGCGTACCGGAAAGTTGTTTGCTTTTGAGCACTTTGGCATAGTACCCGATATTTTGTTGCTGGCCAAAGCGCTGGGCGGCGGTATGCCGATAGGTGCGTTTATTGCATCAACTCCAATTATGGCTGCGTTAAAAGATAACCCTATCCTGGGCCATATAACCACGTTTGGGGGCCACCCGGTGTGCTGCGCGGCAGGCCTGGCAGCATTGGATGTATTGATTAATGACAACCTTGTGCCTGGAGTAGCCCAAAAAGAAGCCCTGTTCCGTAAGCTACTGGTACACCCGGCCATTAAAGCGGTGCGCGGCAAAGGCCTGATGCTGGCCGTTGAACTGGAAAACTTTGACCTGAATAAGAAAATAATAGACCGTTGTATTCAAAACGGTGTAATAACCGATTGGTTTTTACATTGCAGCAACTCCATGCGGCTGGCACCACCACTCATTATCCAGCCCCGCGAGATAGAAAAGGCCTGCGCGGTGATTATAGAAGCAATAGGGCATTATACTAACTGA
- the cysN gene encoding sulfate adenylyltransferase subunit CysN, with the protein MELLRFTTAGSVDDGKSTLIGRLLYDSKSIFEDQMEAVKQSSERKGLQHIDLSLLTDGLRSEREQGITIDVAYRYFATPKRKFIIADTPGHIQYTRNMVTGASTANLALVLIDARKGVVEQTCRHSFIASLLKIPHIIVCINKMDLVDYSEEVFNNVVEQYKAFAAKIDVNDIRFVPISALEGDNVVNDSVNMPWYKGESLLHTLETIHIASDENHADARFPVQTVIRPHAAEYHDYRGYAGRIAGGIFKPGDKITVLPSGLTSAIKSIDTFSGPVEEAFAPMSVSITLEDDIDVSRGDMIVKDESEPFVSQDLEVMLCWMGPRGPRPGAKYHLKNTTREVMAIIKEVYYKLDINTMEKLENAGDIKMNEMARVRLRTTQPLVFDEYRKNRITGSLILVDEATNETVAAGTLAPPAL; encoded by the coding sequence ATGGAACTATTACGTTTTACAACCGCCGGCAGTGTAGATGATGGAAAAAGCACCCTCATAGGGCGGTTACTATACGACTCCAAATCTATTTTTGAAGACCAGATGGAGGCCGTAAAACAATCGAGCGAAAGGAAAGGCTTGCAGCACATCGATCTTTCGCTGCTTACGGATGGCCTGCGATCTGAAAGGGAACAAGGTATCACCATTGACGTTGCTTACCGCTATTTTGCCACGCCAAAACGTAAATTTATTATTGCCGATACCCCCGGCCATATTCAATACACCCGTAACATGGTTACCGGGGCCTCAACAGCTAACTTAGCCCTGGTACTTATAGACGCCCGCAAAGGTGTTGTTGAACAAACCTGCCGTCACTCTTTTATCGCGTCGCTGTTAAAAATCCCTCACATCATCGTTTGCATCAACAAAATGGATCTGGTTGATTACTCGGAGGAAGTATTTAATAATGTAGTTGAGCAATACAAAGCTTTTGCTGCCAAAATAGATGTTAATGACATCCGTTTTGTGCCTATCAGCGCGCTTGAAGGCGACAATGTAGTTAACGATTCGGTTAACATGCCATGGTACAAAGGCGAAAGTTTGCTGCACACGTTAGAAACCATTCATATTGCGAGTGATGAAAACCATGCCGATGCGCGTTTCCCGGTACAAACCGTGATTCGCCCGCATGCTGCCGAATATCATGATTATCGCGGCTATGCAGGCCGTATTGCTGGTGGCATATTTAAACCCGGTGATAAAATAACGGTATTGCCTTCGGGATTAACATCGGCTATTAAATCAATCGATACATTTTCAGGACCTGTTGAAGAAGCTTTCGCGCCAATGTCGGTATCTATTACCCTGGAGGATGACATTGATGTAAGTCGTGGCGATATGATTGTTAAAGATGAAAGCGAACCATTTGTAAGCCAGGACCTGGAAGTAATGCTTTGCTGGATGGGTCCCCGTGGCCCGCGTCCGGGCGCCAAATATCATCTTAAAAATACTACCCGCGAGGTGATGGCCATTATAAAAGAAGTTTATTACAAGCTTGACATTAACACCATGGAAAAGCTTGAAAATGCAGGGGATATTAAAATGAACGAGATGGCCCGTGTACGCCTGCGCACCACCCAGCCACTTGTTTTTGATGAATACCGCAAAAACCGTATTACCGGCTCATTAATTTTGGTTGACGAAGCCACCAATGAAACCGTGGCCGCCGGAACGCTGGCGCCCCCCGCCCTGTAA
- a CDS encoding CCA tRNA nucleotidyltransferase, producing the protein MKDHLRHPVFSVISKLAAQHNVQVYAIGGFVRDIFLDRPSKDIDIVIIGNGIDFAEAVGAKLKVKVAVYKNFGTASLKYQDLEVEFVGARKESYRRDSRKPIVENGTLEDDQKRRDLTINALAISLNPETFGQLLDPFGGITDLQNKLIRTPLNPVETFSDDPLRMMRAIRFASQLNFRIDDEAVTAIKNNVDRIAIISQERITDELNKIILSKVPSIGFNYLFDTGLLHKIFPLMAGLYGVDYIDGKGHKDNFYHTLQVLDNICETTDDLWLRWAAILHDIAKPATKRFEPGHGWTFHGHEDRGARMVPKIFAQLKLPLNEKMKQVQKLVQLHLRPIVLSQSIVTDSAVRRLLFEAGDDIEGLMLLCKADITTKNEYKVKKYRNNFELVQQKLKDVEERDSIRNWQPPVTGLDIMELFGIKEGREVGIIKNQIREAILEGEIPNEREAAISYTIAKGLEIGLKVVAS; encoded by the coding sequence ATGAAAGATCACCTGCGGCATCCTGTATTTTCTGTTATCTCAAAACTTGCTGCGCAGCATAATGTACAGGTGTATGCTATTGGTGGTTTTGTGCGTGATATTTTTTTGGACCGCCCGTCAAAAGATATAGATATTGTAATTATAGGTAACGGGATTGATTTTGCCGAGGCCGTGGGTGCAAAGCTGAAGGTAAAAGTTGCTGTTTATAAAAACTTTGGCACTGCATCGCTCAAATACCAGGACCTGGAGGTTGAGTTTGTGGGCGCCCGCAAAGAATCGTACCGCCGCGACTCGCGTAAGCCTATTGTTGAAAATGGGACGTTGGAAGACGATCAAAAACGCCGCGACCTTACCATCAACGCGTTGGCCATATCCCTTAACCCGGAAACTTTTGGCCAACTGCTTGACCCATTTGGCGGCATTACCGATTTACAAAACAAACTGATCCGCACACCGCTAAACCCGGTGGAAACTTTCTCTGACGACCCTTTGCGCATGATGCGTGCCATCAGGTTTGCATCGCAGCTTAATTTCAGGATAGACGACGAGGCCGTTACTGCTATAAAAAACAATGTAGATAGGATTGCCATTATATCGCAGGAGCGTATAACTGACGAACTGAATAAGATCATCCTATCTAAAGTCCCTTCCATTGGGTTCAATTATTTGTTTGATACCGGCTTATTGCATAAAATATTCCCGTTGATGGCCGGCCTTTACGGTGTTGATTATATTGACGGCAAAGGCCACAAGGATAATTTTTACCATACCCTACAGGTGCTTGATAACATTTGCGAAACCACCGACGACCTTTGGCTACGCTGGGCCGCTATTTTACACGATATTGCCAAGCCCGCCACCAAGCGCTTTGAACCCGGCCACGGCTGGACATTTCATGGCCATGAAGACCGCGGCGCGCGCATGGTGCCTAAAATATTCGCCCAGTTAAAATTGCCCCTTAACGAAAAAATGAAACAGGTGCAAAAACTGGTACAGCTGCATTTAAGGCCCATAGTGCTCTCGCAATCTATTGTGACAGATTCGGCAGTGCGGCGCTTGCTTTTTGAAGCGGGAGATGACATCGAAGGGCTAATGTTGTTGTGTAAAGCAGACATCACCACAAAAAACGAATACAAGGTTAAAAAATACCGTAACAATTTTGAGCTTGTTCAACAAAAATTAAAAGATGTTGAAGAACGCGATAGCATCCGTAACTGGCAGCCGCCGGTTACCGGGCTGGATATTATGGAGCTTTTTGGCATAAAAGAAGGCCGCGAGGTAGGAATTATCAAAAATCAGATACGCGAAGCTATCCTGGAAGGCGAAATTCCGAACGAACGGGAAGCTGCCATCAGCTATACAATTGCCAAAGGTTTAGAAATTGGCTTAAAAGTTGTGGCAAGCTGA
- a CDS encoding IS1096 element passenger TnpR family protein has translation MALYRFRVTFEDYDDVMREIDVKSNQTFEDLHRAIHQSTGYNPEFPSSFYISNDQWMKGEEITYLPNQKRKDRGISLMTNVKLLSFIDDPHQKFYYTFNFDRPFDFHVELMKIILDETPGTTYPAVIKSVGEAPKQFGNVFTPAATAAAPDEDFDFLNEMAYNPEDAEDFSEVTDIDADLPEEKAAEDEEDDEFGNEFADDEGFDDDDKPHRGGGDDY, from the coding sequence ATGGCACTATACAGGTTCAGGGTTACTTTCGAAGATTATGATGATGTGATGCGTGAAATTGATGTAAAATCGAATCAGACATTCGAAGATTTACACCGCGCAATACACCAGTCAACCGGTTATAATCCCGAATTCCCATCGTCTTTTTATATCAGTAACGACCAGTGGATGAAAGGCGAAGAAATTACCTATTTGCCAAATCAAAAAAGAAAAGATCGTGGCATTTCGCTCATGACCAATGTAAAGCTACTGAGCTTTATTGACGATCCGCATCAAAAATTTTATTATACGTTTAACTTCGACCGTCCTTTTGATTTTCATGTCGAGCTGATGAAAATTATTCTTGACGAAACACCAGGAACAACCTACCCCGCAGTTATAAAATCAGTTGGCGAGGCGCCAAAACAATTTGGCAATGTATTTACGCCTGCTGCAACAGCTGCCGCACCGGATGAAGATTTTGACTTTTTAAATGAAATGGCCTATAACCCGGAAGATGCCGAAGATTTTTCGGAGGTAACCGACATTGACGCCGACCTTCCCGAGGAAAAAGCTGCCGAAGACGAAGAAGACGACGAATTTGGTAACGAATTTGCCGACGATGAAGGCTTTGACGATGACGACAAACCACATCGTGGTGGGGGTGATGATTATTAA
- the cysD gene encoding sulfate adenylyltransferase subunit CysD, with amino-acid sequence MHKYYLTHLQELESEAIYVIREVVAQFDRPAILFSGGKDSIVVTHLAQKAFWPAKIPMPLIHIDTGHNFPETMEFRDQLVERLGVQLIVGSVQEAINKGRAVEESGINASRNELQIVSLLDTIEHHKIDAAIGGARRDEEKARSKERFFSHRDEFGQWDPKNQRPELWNIFNGRKRMGEHFRVFPISNWTEMDIWNYILQENIAIPSLYFAHNRNAVYRDGTWLPASEFLSLRDGEFVENKLMRFRTLGDITITGGIESDADTLEKIVAEVSATRSTERGNRSDDKRSDTSMEDRKKQGYF; translated from the coding sequence ATGCACAAATATTATCTTACCCATCTGCAGGAATTAGAATCGGAAGCCATTTACGTAATAAGGGAAGTGGTTGCCCAGTTTGATCGCCCTGCAATACTGTTTTCGGGCGGTAAAGACTCCATTGTTGTTACTCACCTGGCTCAAAAGGCTTTTTGGCCCGCCAAAATACCTATGCCGCTTATCCACATAGACACCGGTCATAATTTCCCCGAAACTATGGAATTCAGGGACCAGCTGGTTGAGAGGCTGGGTGTACAATTAATCGTAGGCTCGGTTCAGGAAGCCATCAACAAAGGCCGCGCGGTTGAAGAAAGCGGCATTAACGCCAGCCGGAACGAATTACAAATTGTATCGTTATTAGATACCATCGAACATCATAAAATTGATGCTGCTATTGGCGGTGCCCGCCGCGATGAAGAAAAAGCACGTTCAAAAGAACGCTTTTTTTCGCACCGCGATGAGTTTGGCCAGTGGGACCCAAAAAATCAACGGCCGGAGTTGTGGAATATTTTTAACGGACGCAAGCGCATGGGCGAACATTTCAGGGTATTCCCAATCAGCAACTGGACAGAGATGGATATCTGGAATTACATCCTGCAGGAAAACATTGCTATCCCTTCGCTATACTTTGCACATAACCGTAATGCGGTTTACCGCGACGGCACCTGGTTGCCGGCATCGGAGTTCTTATCTCTGCGCGACGGCGAATTTGTAGAGAATAAACTGATGCGTTTCCGTACCCTTGGCGATATAACGATTACCGGTGGCATTGAATCGGACGCAGATACGCTGGAGAAAATTGTTGCCGAAGTATCGGCCACGCGCAGCACAGAGCGTGGTAATCGCAGCGACGACAAACGCTCGGATACATCAATGGAAGACAGGAAAAAACAAGGCTATTTTTAA
- the miaA gene encoding tRNA (adenosine(37)-N6)-dimethylallyltransferase MiaA, with protein MPHLPTKTLIVIAGPTATGKTAAAIEVAKHFNTVVVSADSRQFFREMSIGTAKPSAEELSQVKHYFIDSHSITEPFSVGDFERECLVLLDELFKKHDYVVLAGGSGLYIKAICEGFDDLPTADPAIREQLNLELEEKGLNYLQEKLKLADPVYYNQVDLGNPQRIIRALEVFESTGNPISSYRQAAVNKRPFHIIKLALNMPRELLYQRINYRVDIMLQQGLLPEVTSLLPYRHLNALNTVGYSEIFDYIDGNTTLDKAVEMIKQNTRRFAKRQLTWFRKDQQFIWFDAGAPDLIEKMIETVEKTS; from the coding sequence ATGCCTCATTTACCTACAAAAACCCTCATTGTAATTGCCGGCCCTACAGCCACTGGCAAAACGGCGGCGGCTATTGAGGTGGCAAAGCACTTCAATACGGTGGTAGTATCGGCCGATTCGAGGCAGTTTTTCAGAGAAATGAGCATTGGTACGGCTAAACCAAGCGCCGAAGAATTATCACAGGTAAAACATTATTTTATTGATTCCCATTCTATAACCGAGCCCTTTTCGGTAGGTGATTTTGAGAGGGAATGCCTTGTATTGCTCGACGAGCTTTTTAAAAAGCATGACTATGTCGTTTTGGCAGGTGGCTCGGGTCTGTACATTAAAGCTATTTGCGAAGGCTTTGATGATTTGCCAACTGCCGATCCGGCTATCCGCGAACAATTGAACCTTGAGCTGGAAGAAAAAGGGCTTAATTATTTGCAGGAGAAGTTAAAACTGGCCGACCCGGTTTACTATAACCAGGTTGACCTGGGTAATCCGCAACGCATTATCAGGGCGCTGGAAGTTTTTGAAAGCACCGGCAACCCCATTTCATCCTATAGGCAGGCAGCTGTTAATAAGCGCCCGTTCCACATCATCAAACTGGCCCTTAATATGCCACGCGAGTTATTGTACCAACGCATTAACTACAGGGTTGATATTATGTTACAGCAAGGCTTATTACCCGAGGTAACGTCATTGCTCCCCTATCGTCATTTAAACGCCCTGAACACGGTAGGTTATTCCGAAATTTTCGATTACATAGATGGTAATACTACGCTTGACAAAGCGGTTGAAATGATAAAGCAAAACACCCGCCGGTTTGCCAAAAGGCAACTCACCTGGTTTCGCAAGGATCAACAGTTTATTTGGTTTGATGCCGGAGCACCGGATTTAATCGAAAAAATGATTGAAACGGTTGAAAAAACTTCTTAA